In one Acomys russatus chromosome X, mAcoRus1.1, whole genome shotgun sequence genomic region, the following are encoded:
- the Gpr34 gene encoding probable G-protein coupled receptor 34, with the protein MTTTSGDSWPCSSNGMHFKSNYSDQASQNFSGVLNVTSCPMDEKLLSTVLTTFYSVIFIVGLVGNIIALYVFLGIHRKRNSIQIYLLNVAIADLLLIFCLPFRIMYHINQNTWTLGVILCKVVGTLFYMNMYISIILLGFISLDRYVKINRSIHQRRAITTRQSIYVCCIVWAIALAGFLTMIILTLKKGGHNSTMCFHYRDRHNAKGEAIFNFVLVVMFWLIFLLIILSYIKIGKNLLRISKRRSKFPNSGKYATTARNSFIVLIIFTICFVPYHAFRFIYISSQLNVSSCHWKEIIHKTNEIMLVLSSFNSCLDPVMYFLMSSNIRKIMCQLLFRRFQSETSRSESTSEFKPGYSLHDLSVTAKIQYSPQGN; encoded by the coding sequence ATGACGACTACTTCAGGTGACAGCTGGCCTTGCTCCTCCAATGGAATGCACTTTAAAAGTAATTACAGTGACCAAGCTTCACAAAATTTTTCAGGAGTGCTGAATGTCACTAGCTGTCCAATGGATGAAAAATTACTGTCTACTGTGTTAACAACCTTCTACTCTGTTATATTCATCGTGGGACTAGTTGGAAACATCATCGCCCTCTACGTATTTCTGGGCATCCACCGCAAAAGAAATTCCATTCAAATTTATCTACTTAATGTGGCCATTGCAGACCTTCTACTCATCTTCTGCCTCCCTTTCCGCATAATGTATCACATCAACCAAAATACGTGGACACTAGGTGTGATTCTTTGCAAGGTTGTGGGGACACTATTTTACATGAACATGTACATTAGCATTATTTTGCTTGGGTTTATCAGTTTGGATCGCTATGTAAAAATTAATCGGTCTATACACCAAAGAAGAGCAATAACTACCAGGCAAAGTATTTATGTTTGCTGTATAGTATGGGCCATTGCTCTTGCTGGATTTTTAACTATGATCATTTTGACGCTGAAGAAGGGAGGGCACAATTCCACAATGTGTTTCCATTACAGAGATAGGCATAATGCAAAGGGAGAAGCAATTTTTAACTTTGTTCTCGTGGTAATGTTCTGGCTAATTTTCCTACTGATAATCCTCTCATATATTAAGATTGGCAAAAATCTACTGAGAATTTCTAAAAGGAGGTCAAAATTTCCTAATTCTGGCAAATACGCTACAACCGCCCGGAACTCCTTTATTGTACTGATCATTTTTACTATATGTTTTGTGCCTTATCATGCCTTTCGATTCATCTACATTTCTTCACAGCTAAATGTGTCTTCTTGCCACTGGAAGGAAATCATTCACAAAACCAATGAGATCATGCTGGTTCTCTCTTCTTTCAACAGCTGCTTAGATCCAGTCATGTATTTCCTGATGTCCAGTAATATTCGCAAAATCATGTGTCAACTTCTTTTTAGAAGATTTCAAAGTGAAACAAGCAGAAGTGAAAGCACTTCAGAATTTAAGCCAGGATATTCCCTGCATGATCTATCTGTGACAGCCAAAATACAGTACAGTCCTCAGGGTAATTGA